A genomic region of Cydia strobilella chromosome 12, ilCydStro3.1, whole genome shotgun sequence contains the following coding sequences:
- the LOC134746190 gene encoding uncharacterized protein LOC134746190 has protein sequence MKLKCIHLLIVVLVSFGAVVAQNEDELPNPLENDNQFPPENHVEGDVVVEGSGDGTIETTTDSNSPVLEAIQPTNQLVEEASKAPDSEIPCPARCSCMTEGDAFTVDCAGFDLTEFPSPIDEKTTVLKLRNNKLTEIPKSISSLNNLKVLDADNNSIMELKSGSISELPNLTVLKLANNRLIEYPSDLRNSLLLNKLEELDLGGNDIRTVLNADTFSNFESLRTLTLATSTVELKEDICNKLKNSLVTICTSSCGSDMYECDTDKPINNEDEFLLESEAKLPGTLIDPEMPKETHDTDVDSSTEETPAEVQSSNDKANSESGSFVNNFSLRVAADNIPSEGETVPSDKPVSDTHQDATAADANVKVGATTSDTKTGGVDKSVIGIIVAAMVVVVAGVTIKKNWSSIKKRFSSSPRPANERVANGTAPEEVPLQDNKSPV, from the exons ATGAAATTGAAATGTATTCACCTTTTGATCGTTGTTCTTGTTTC GTTCGGCGCTGTGGTGGCTCAAAATGAGGATGAATTACCAAATCCTTTAGAGAATGATAACCAGTTCCCGCCAGAGAATCACGTCGAGGGGGACGTGGTCGTCGAGGGCAGCGGTGACGGTACCATCGAGACTACCACAGACAGTAATAGCCCTGTCCTTGAAGCAATACAACCTACAAATCAGTTAGTCGAGGAAGCAAGCAAAGCCCCGGACAGCGAAATACCTTGCCCGGCACGCTGTTCGTGCATGACAGAAGGAGACGCATTCACAGTGGATTGTGCTGGATTTGATTTAACAGAATTTCCTTCCCCTATAGACGAAAAGACTACCGTGTTAAAACTACGCAATAATAAATTAACTGAAATCCCTAAAAGTATCTCCTCATTGAACAATTTAAAAGTACTTGATGCAGATAACAACTCTATCATGGAACTTAAATCTGGA TCAATAAGCGAGCTCCCTAATTTAACAGTTCTGAAACTAGCAAACAATCGTTTGATAGAATATCCGAGCGACCTCAGGAACAGTTTGCTACTCAACAAGTTAGAGGAGTTGGATTTGGGTGGCAACGACATAAGAacg gtgCTAAACGCAGACACGTTTTCCAATTTCGAATCTCTCCGTACATTGACCCTTGCCACCAGTACTGTAGAACTGAAGGAAGATATTTGCAACAAGCTAAAAAACTCTTTAGTAACCATATGCACCAGTTCATGCGGATCGGACATGTACGAATGTGACACAGATAAACCTATAAATAACGAGGACGAATTTCTTTTAGAATCGGAAGCTAAGTTACCTGGAACTCTGATAGATCCTGAAATGCCTAAGGAAACCCATGACACTGATGTCGATTCAAGTACTGAGGAAACTCCAGCGGAAGTGCAGTCATCCAATGATAAAGCAAATAGCGAAAGCGGATCATTTGTTAACAACTTTTCCTTGCGTGTAGCTGCAGACAATATACCGTCAGAAGGCGAAACTGTGCCTTCAGATAAACCCGTAAGCGATACTCATCAAGATGCTACTGCGGCTGACGCCAACGTAAAGGTTGGAGCAACCACATCTGACACTAAAACCGGAGGAGTGGACAAAAGCGTAATCGGCATTATCGTAGCTGCCATGGTGGTAGTAGTAGCAGGAGTAACCATAAAGAAGAACTGGAGTTCAATCAAGAAACGGTTTAGCTCGTCTCCGAGGCCAGCGAACGAGAGAGTCGCAAATGGAACAGCGCCCGAGGAAGTCCCACTGCAGGACAACAAGTCACCCGTCTGA